The Setaria viridis chromosome 2, Setaria_viridis_v4.0, whole genome shotgun sequence DNA window GAAGAGCTAATTCCTTAGGAAACATACAAGGAGCCTGTTGCCCGTGTTCGGATCATTAGATTGTCAATATTCAATGCTGTGGCAGGTTATGGTTAATCAATCGCATAACATTTTATTAGGTGTGAGTGTTACCAGCGGCTGACAAACACACATTGTTCTTTCTGTTCCTGCCTATGATTCTCGATGTAAGTTCTGCCTATGATTCTCTTGAGGTCACTAGGTTCTTTCTGTTCCTGTACTACAAGAAATGGTCAAACCTGTAAAATTGTTCTCAGTGATCCActaacatactccctccgtttctgtttataaggcgcacacgtatatcaagattcaaagtttattatctttgaccaataatttaaccaatatttttttattttttaatgtaaatTTGACATGGTTGGATTCATAATCAAATGCactctccaatgattataaaTTATAACTATaagataagataaatgaatggtcaaagtctaTTTTGGGAGACCGTGCTATGTTACACCACGCCTTATAAACAGGAATAGCACCACGCCTTATAaacaggaacggagggagtactttatTAATACATGATGTTTGTGACATAAATTTGCCGTTCTTAGTTTCATATTCGAAAACACTTTATGGTTACGCTTTGGTATCATACGAATGCAATATTAATTGAGTAGTTATTGGTCAAAGCCGACTGAGGGAGTGTCTGTTCTGGGAAAAAACGCAAGTTTTGTAGTCGTTCTAATCATGCACAGATGGGAAGAGCTCACTGGGTGCACCAACAGGTAATTCAATTGACAAAGCAcatgttataatttttttttgtgacaaAGCACAGGTAATGTGCACCACAATACGCATCTATGCCGGGGATGATAAcgttttcttctctttttttgttttccaaaGTCCAAACAACAAAAAACTAAATACCCACATGAGTAAAAGTTCGACACACAACTGAACATAAGAAATCTCGTAGCGAAGTTGGATGTTGTATTATGCTCAACATGATACAAAGAAGAGTTATATTGCAGCGCGTGGCACCAGTAATAGGAGTCTCCTTACATTCTCCTCTACCATAAGCTCCCAGCCCTTCGGTGTGAGAACTCAAAACTTGGTGTCCTACATTCTCCTCTACCATAAGCTCTCAATCCTTTGGTGAGAACTTAAAAGTTGGTAGAGGCATAGGGCAGCCACCTTCGTGGCATAATACCCTGGTTAATTAGCATGATATGAACCTATATCTACAGTCAATCTGACATCAGAAGCTTTACAATTCTTCATATGGTTTAGTTGCCAATAAACAAAGCCCTTCGTGGCATAGGGCAGCCACCTTCATATCATAGCCCATGATCGCAACTCATGGTAATACTTGAAGCAGCAAAATTGCAGGCACTGTGACTCTGTCTTCTGGCTGGATTTTCCTGATGATGCATGACCAACAGTCCAAGCAACCCAGATATCCAGTTAAGCATAACTTCAAGTATGAAGGAGAGCTGGATGTTAAGACACAAGTAAGATCTATTTGTTCAAGAAATTACATAAGAAAGATTGTGGACTGAAAGCAAACTGAAGCAGCAGAGATACAAGGGAAAAATAACTGGCCATTCTCATTCAACTAGCACTAACAGAGTTTTCAAATCTTAGATTATCTCAATGCAAGGGCACGTAAAAGGCAAGTGGAGCAAAATGAAACTAAATGTCCAATCATGATTGCTGATCTATCAACATGTTAGTAGTACCAGTAGCATGGTGACCAAGAGGCATGCTGTGTGCAATAAAGGCAGCAAAATATTATTAAAAGAACTGACAGGGGTGCAGTAGAAATTGATTATCGCAACTAATTCTACTCACTATGTATCTAAAGAGATCCTGTTTCTGAATAGATGGCGTtaaggacaagctaattagtatgtttttgaactaattagcttgttctaaacgtcatatatacatttaaaaatggagggagtaaatgtAAAATAAATTGTTGCAACCAACTTATAACATTTTAAACCAACCAAAGCCTCCACCCACTGAATAGAATTCTAATTACTACAGAGATGAAGTATTAAGAAAACTTACTATACGGTGATGGAGCTATTGAAGGGACATTAGATGCTTTGCTGTTCTGCTTCTTCCTTGGGGGTACTGAATGATGAAACACCGAGGGTGAAGGTACTGGCATCATTGGAGAAGTGGGTCTAGGGACTGTTTTTGGAAAACGATTGGGGTTTGGTAAGGGGTTTGGAGGGGAAGGAACAGCAGATGGCTTTGGCGAATGCATAAATGGGGGTAGCTTAGGGTCTCTACCAATGCAAGGAGGTTTTACCATTGGACTACCAGCTGGAGGAAAGCGATTACATCTAAAACATGGAAAGCAAGGGTATCTGCTCCGTGAAGGGGGCAAAGCCTGAGGAGGGTGGTTCGGGTTCATATATGTCGGAGGTGAAGGGTGGGGGTTGTTCCCAAAAGGTGACAAGGatggtggcatacttggaataggtgattgtgatggtgatggagatggagatggagaaggcGAAGGAGATGGACTAGGAGATAAATCAGAGATCTTGTGTTGTAGGTATGATGACAGCTGAACACCCTTTACTTTACCAAATACAGAGTGATTAAGGCCAAGATTACCTACATCAGGTTCTGTGATTAGCTGAGCTAGTTGTTTCAATCTATCTGGTAAAAGATTACTGCTTCCATCTAACACCAATGCATCAATAGTTGCTGGAGCTTCAATTGAAGAACCAATCTCATTCCTGAACTGCAAATATATTTTCTGCAAGGATTTGACAAACAATGAGCATAAGATTGGAACAACAAAGCTAAATATGGCACTACAATCTCGACAAGCACCTAAATCAATAATACCTCATATGACCTCAAGTTTAATCCAAGTTTCAGCTGATCCTTTAGCTCCGTAAGATTACCCAGGATCTGATAAATGGAGTTGTTCAACACAAAGTTGAATAGGGGGTATGTATCCGCCCATGGAGAACCAGGCTGTGAAGGTATGACAGTAATTCCTCCAGGGAACCTCATCAGTTCAAAGGAAGATGGATGCCCAAAAAGTGATGGTGTTAAGGATAGGTTCACATGCTGGAGCATCATCTCTATCAAGGATGATTTTAGCACACTTAGGGCTGGCAAACTTATCGCAGCATCTTTTGGATAAGGAAGGACACCAAAAACAACATTTGTGGAGTATTTAGAGGTTAAGGGCTGCATTGAAACAATGGAAACCTGCACAAGAAAATATCTGAATTAACCATCACTGAAAGCAAAAAGAAATTTGAGTACAAGGGAGGGAAGCATCAGGCACCTTGCTATTAGGTACACCAATCTCTTCAAATATGTCATTCCCTAGTTTGTCTATGTGAGAAGTAAGGAATGACACTGGCTTTTCCAAAGTGAAACCAACTTTGATTTCAGCTGAAATAGAAAAGATACTCCTCATCAACAAATCCATCATAGCACCACATCAACATGTGACTGCTAATGTAATGCTATAAAGGTGGAAAAATACACGATAACagtttttcagaaaaaagaaagagtcTGCACAAGTTCTAGTGAAAATAGTGCAAAAACAGCAAAGATAAATGAAACATTATGCTTAAGTTATCTAATGAAACAGTGAAATAGGAAGTAAACAAACATCCCAGCAAGAAAAACACGAATGAAAATGGCTTGAGAACAAATGAGCTTTCTGTCAAAATCGCTACGGATTTCTGCTGATGGGGACATAAATAAGTTTTAAAAGTCATGAGTAAGTTATAATAACAGGGCCAACAAGTCCAAAGGACTGGATCAGCCACTCAGCAGTTCAAACAATTACTAGCAGTAAGATGCAAAGGTATAAACCAAAAACAGCTAGTTTATTAAAGATTACTGGAGGAAATATTGGCCTAAATGCAAATAGTGGGAACGGAgtgacacgtgctaaagttCCTCTATGTCAAACATTAGACAAAGAACCCTGAATACATCATAAGATTAGATTCACCTGCAAACATGCGAAGGTGATACTTTAACTACGTCTACTAGAGTATTAAGGGTTCCCAAAAATGCTGGCTGAGGCAGTGTGGGTTTTATTATATGTGAGCTTGATATCTTATGCTTCTCAAATCTTGCTGACATGAATGATAGGGTTTGAGAATCAAGACTTAGGATGTTTAAGTCTCTTCAAATAGGTTGGAAGTATCCAAACATCACAATGTTGAGATGAAGCATTGACATGTTTGTTATGAATTAAGATCCATTCAGCTTAGATATCATGTGACCAAGTATCAAAATAATACATCTAAAATGATATGTACTCAGCAATTCAATCTAGAGCCCTAACCAGAGACAATTAAATGATGTAAATTAAAATCTCCATCTTATGAAGTAGCAGTATAATCCCTAAATTCAAGACTCATGTTGTAACAGAAATCACACATCTAAAGCGATAAACACTACTCTCAAAATCTTCACACTGCAGTACCAGAAAATGgatgaaaaaaaacatttacAGTCACATGATATACACAGAGATGGGAAGATAGTCATCTTCTGTATTGCGTGATCCCTGATCTAACTTCATCAGGGAGATGTGGTAATAACATAGGATACTTTCTCAAACTTTGGGACCTAACAGAATTCTATGGAATCTAAAAAACAACTTCTATCCAAACAGATCCACTTCAATGACGTTTTTCAGTATTCACATAAactttgaatcaaaatttacAAGCAAAGTAACCTCGAGATCCCATTTCTCGGCATAATTTAGAACTTAAAAGTTTCAATATGGATGAGCACAGAACTAACCAGGCACACTCCCTCACAATCGCACCCTGGAGCATGACGAAATTGACTAGGAAATCGGGCGAATTATAGCTCAACGAAAGCGGAATCGAAGAATCGAGCATCCAGGCCGCGATCTCGAAGCACTAATTTACCAACCCATCCCATCGATCCGCCTCCTCACTAGACCTAAAACCGAGCTCCCAATTTCCTAGCCGCCTCAACTAAACCCACGAATCCCCAAACCTCCGCACCAACCGCGATCCGAACTCAAAGTCGCAAAGAGTCCGAGAAACTTACCGGCGAGCACGTCGGGGTCGTCGGAGACGTACCCCTCGTGGCGCGAGGGCACGAGCAGGAACAGCGCCGGGACGAGCACCCCCGCGGCGAGCAGGAGCACGAACACGCACCGGAACGACACCGCCCGCCCGATCGCGCCGCAGCCTCCCACGcagcctccgcccccgcccccgccgcccgcgatCCCGAggccccccgcgccgccgagctccaCATCGACGGGCTTCCCCATTCCGAGCGCATCTGACTGGCTCGCCTCACGGCTCAACCCGacgcccccctctctcctctccaccgccgcgTGGCCCTCGCTCGCAACCGGACCCCGCGCCTGCGATCTCGCGGcccgcgatggcggcggcgctgcccggGTCCTTCGCTTGAGCTTCCGCTTCTGCTCCCCCGGCCGGTGAGACTGACCAACAACTGTCGGTTGAGTCGGGGACGCTCCTCGCGTTTGGGTTTATTcgctttttttcccctttattCCTGCACAGCTGAGCCGCTCGGCCGAGGCGGGGTCTCGCTGTCAGTGACACGGTCTCGGCCAAATATGCGGGTGGGATCTCGCATTTCCGCCTCGGCTTTTTTTCGCTTGCTTAGCGCGTAATCCAGGCGGCATTTCCGCAGGAAATATTCGTGCTCGTCTCGTTCGTGCGTCGGGCTCAGTGGCGCCTTTCCTTCCGTCTTTCCAACCATTCGACCAACCACGAGGGGAAATCCCACCGCTCCGAGCCAGCGCGCCGCGCATGTGAGGACATGTGGCTCGCCAGGGCGCCTGCCAATTTTGCTTCATTTTCAAATTCGATAAAAAATGGGGTCACTTGTCAACTGGGAGGGTTCGTGCTCGTTGTACTGAGCCGGTTGGTGCACCTGGCTGCTGGTGctcttttcttaaaaaaaaactgggTTTCGACTTTCGAGCTACCTGGCTTGTCAAGCCTGATTAGTTTTTGGGGTTTGGGGTTTTTCTGGGATATGGATGATTTTCAGTTGGTTTTGTTGGACACGGTCCCTGTCATTTTCATTAGGTGGCCTAGGTTGGTTTACCGGGTTCAATCAGTTAGTTAGAACGTGGTTGTATGAGTTGTGGAAATCATTAAAATTTTGGTACTCCAGTATGTCATGTCCTTACTtttatactccatccgttctaaATTGCAAGTTATTCCAACATACCCCTTCTTActtttgtactccctccgttctaaattgcaagtcattataatttttttgaaaagtcaaaacatcttaagtttgaccaaatttatacaataaagtactaacatttaggccctgtttggcatggctccggctctgggtggagctgctctactccaaaactccaggtagagtcagctccactccagaactccagaaataaaatagggtgtttggctagatgggtactctcagctccaaaaaaatcaatttcagtgttaattgccattgttgcccccaattcaggccccacttgtcatcctctccccctcctttcttcctcctttctttttcctctctctgccGTTGCCCACTGGTCACCtaaaggaagaggaggggaaggcACCAGCAGGTgggtggtgctgccggcggcggggctcgggcggccGACGGGgggtggggcgggcggcggggcttgggcgggtgg harbors:
- the LOC117843768 gene encoding uncharacterized protein isoform X1; its protein translation is MGKPVDVELGGAGGLGIAGGGGGGGGCVGGCGAIGRAVSFRCVFVLLLAAGVLVPALFLLVPSRHEGYVSDDPDVLAAEIKVGFTLEKPVSFLTSHIDKLGNDIFEEIGVPNSKVSIVSMQPLTSKYSTNVVFGVLPYPKDAAISLPALSVLKSSLIEMMLQHVNLSLTPSLFGHPSSFELMRFPGGITVIPSQPGSPWADTYPLFNFVLNNSIYQILGNLTELKDQLKLGLNLRSYEKIYLQFRNEIGSSIEAPATIDALVLDGSSNLLPDRLKQLAQLITEPDVGNLGLNHSVFGKVKGVQLSSYLQHKISDLSPSPSPSPSPSPSPSPSQSPIPSMPPSLSPFGNNPHPSPPTYMNPNHPPQALPPSRSRYPCFPCFRCNRFPPAGSPMVKPPCIGRDPKLPPFMHSPKPSAVPSPPNPLPNPNRFPKTVPRPTSPMMPVPSPSVFHHSVPPRKKQNSKASNVPSIAPSPYIMLNWISGLLGLLVMHHQENPARRQSHSACNFAASSITMSCDHGL
- the LOC117843768 gene encoding uncharacterized protein isoform X2, which encodes MGKPVDVELGGAGGLGIAGGGGGGGGCVGGCGAIGRAVSFRCVFVLLLAAGVLVPALFLLVPSRHEGYVSDDPDVLAAEIKVGFTLEKPVSFLTSHIDKLGNDIFEEIGVPNSKVSIVSMQPLTSKYSTNVVFGVLPYPKDAAISLPALSVLKSSLIEMMLQHVNLSLTPSLFGHPSSFELMRFPGGITVIPSQPGSPWADTYPLFNFVLNNSIYQILGNLTELKDQLKLGLNLRSYEKIYLQFRNEIGSSIEAPATIDALVLDGSSNLLPDRLKQLAQLITEPDVGNLGLNHSVFGKVKGVQLSSYLQHKISDLSPSPSPSPSPSPSPSPSQSPIPSMPPSLSPFGNNPHPSPPTYMNPNHPPQALPPSRSRYPCFPCFRCNRFPPAGSPMVKPPCIGRDPKLPPFMHSPKPSAVPSPPNPLPNPNRFPKTVPRPTSPMMPVPSPSVFHHSVPPRKKQNSKASNVPSIAPSPYTLLHT